Proteins co-encoded in one Papaver somniferum cultivar HN1 chromosome 5, ASM357369v1, whole genome shotgun sequence genomic window:
- the LOC113282528 gene encoding ankyrin repeat-containing protein At2g01680-like, producing the protein MASSSVVVMDTSTTTKSLRLISHQSFFLAVRSANLDLITQLLEECNDQNNSLMGLTNDNGETSIYVAADNNLEDVFKYLIQFCDIRIVSIRSKLDLNAFHVAAKRGHLGIVKELLNLWPELCNICDKSNTSPLYTAAVQDHLDVVNAILDADESCMRIVRKNGKTALHNTARYGYFRIVKALLDRDSEVVSIKDKKGQTALHMAVKGQDPSVVEELLIADLSILNARDKKGNTAVHMATRKCRPQIVCLLLSYLAVDVNAINNQKETAMDLAEKLQYGESALEIKEALTEAGAKHARNVGRVDENQELKRTVSDIKHEVHMQLIQNGKTNKRVSGIAKELRKLHREAVQNTTNSVTVVAVLFASIAFMAIFNLPGQYFQVGPDTGEANIADNLGFRLFCLLNATSLFISLAVVVVQITLVAWDTRAQKQVVSVVNKLMWAACVSTCGAFISLSFVVVGRRGSWMAITITVVGVPILVGTLAAMCYCVFQQHFGMSGDDSQRRIKRASGSKSFSWTRYSDFSDPDAYNSEHEKIYAL; encoded by the exons ATGGCTTCATCTTCAGTAGTGGTGATGGATACTAGTACTACTACTAAATCATTAAGACTTATATCTCATCAATCATTCTTCTTAGCTGTACGATCTGCTAATCTTGATTTGATCACACAATTGCTTGAAGAATGTAATGATCAAAATAATTCGTTAATGGGATTAACTAATGATAATGGTGAAACATCGATTTATGTTGCTGCGGATAATAATCTTGAAGATGTTTTTAAATACTTGATTCAGTTCTGTGATATTCGAATTGTGTCAATCAGGTCTAAGCTTGATTTGAATGCATTTCATGTGGCTGCTAAGCGTGGACATTTAG GCATCGTGAAGGAACTGTTGAACTTGTGGCCTGAGCTTTGCAATATATGTGACAAGTCAAACACAAGTCCCCTTTATACAGCGGCTGTCCAGGACCACCTGGATGTAGTGAATGCCATACTAGATGCAGATGAAAGTTGCATGAGAATAGTTAGAAAAAATGGGAAAACAGCGTTGCACAATACAGCTAGGTATGGTTATTTCAGAATAGTGAAAGCACTTCTAGACAGAGATTCTGAAGTCGTCTCAATCAAAGACAAGAAGGGCCAAACTGCACTTCATATGGCCGTAAAAGGTCAGGATCCTTCTGTAGTTGAGGAGTTACTGATTGCTGATCTCTCTATATTGAATGCACGCGACAAGAAGGGAAACACTGCTGTTCATATGGCTACCAGGAAATGTCGACCACAG ATAGTGTGCCTTCTACTTAGTTACTTAGCTGTCGACGTCAATGCCATCAATAATCAGAAGGAAACTGCAATGGATTTAGCAGAAAAACTTCAATATGGAGAATCTGCATTAGAAATCAAGGAGGCTCTAACAGAAGCTGGTGCCAAGCATGCAAGAAATGTTGGCCGAGTGGATGAAAATCAGGAGTTAAAAAGAACTGTTAGTGATATAAAACACGAGGTACATATGCAACTCATACAAAACGGGAAAACCAACAAACGAGTATCTGGAATCGCtaaagaacttcggaagctacatAGAGAAGCTGTTCAAAACACCACCAATTCTGTGACAGTTGTTGCTGTTCTCTTTGCTTCCATCGCATTCATGGCTATTTTCAATTTGCCAGGACAGTATTTTCAGGTTGGGCCAGACACTGGAGAAGCCAACATTGCAGATAATTTGGGGTTCAGGTTATTCTGTCTTTTGAATGCTACTTCACTCTTCATATCTCTGGCAGTTGTGGTGGTCCAAATCACTTTGGTTGCATGGGATACTAGGGCTCAAAAACAAGTTGTTTCAGTTGTTAACAAACTAATGTGGGCAGCTTGTGTAAGTACATGTGGTGCATTTATCTCATTATCTTTTGTTGTTGTGGGAAGGAGAGGATCATGGATGGCAATAACTATAACTGTAGTTGGAGTTCCAATCCTTGTTGGAACTCTTGCAGCTATGTGTTACTGTGTTTTCCAACAGCATTTTGGGATGTCAGGCGATGATTCGCAAAGACGCATAAAACGGGCAAGTGGGAGTAAATCATTTTCATGGACTAGGTACTCAGATTTTTCAGATCCTGATGCTTACAACTCCGAACACGAGAAGATTTACGCCTTGTAA
- the LOC113282527 gene encoding alpha,alpha-trehalose-phosphate synthase [UDP-forming] 6-like: MVTRSYSNLLELASGESPPPSFDQLNRRIPRVVDIMSNLDNDYPSDLSAVSPSSVSPKDRVIIVANQLPIRVHRKLDNQGWTFDWVEDSLLLQLKDGLGEDDVEVIYVGCLQEEIHLNEQEEVSQILLETFKCVPTFLPPELFSRFYHGFCKQQLWPLFHYMLPLSPDLGGRFDRSLWQAYVSVNKIFADKILEVINPEDDFVWVHDYHLMVLPTFLRKRFNRVKLGFFLHSPFPSSEIYKTLPVREELLRALLNSDLIGFHTFDYARHFLSCCSRMLGLSYESKRGYIGLEYYGRTVSIKILAVGIHMGQLKSVLSLSETEKKVAELKSQFRDRGRVMMLGVDDMDIFKGISLKLLAMEQFLIQHPEWRGKVVLVQIANPARGRGRDVQEVQAETYSTVKRINETFGQPGYEPVILIDKPLPFYEKIAYYVVAECCLVTAVRDGMNLIPYEYIISRQGNEKLDKALELDPCNRKKSMLVVSEFIGCSPSLSGAIRVNPWNIDAVAEAMDCAIEMAEAEKQLRHEKHYRYVSTHDVGYWAHSFLQDLERACKDHGRRRCWGIGFGLGFRVVALDQSFRKLSIEHIVSAYRRTKKRAILLDYDGTLMPQASIDKSPSSKSIEILNKLCRDENNMVFLVSARSRTTLDAWFSPCENLGLAAEHGYFMRLKRNAEWETHGPAADCCWKQIAEPVMKLYTETTDGSTIEDKETSLVWSYEDSDPDFGSCQAKELLDHLESVLANEPVSVKSGQTIVEVKPQGVNKGLVAERILSSMQESGMLPDFVLCIGDDRSDEDMFEVVMNSIAGPSLSPTAEIFACTVGRKPSRAKYYLEDTVEIVRLMQGLASVSEEAAPTS, from the exons ATGGTTACTAGATCTTACTCAAATCTGTTAGAACTTGCTTCAGGTgagtcaccaccaccatcatttgATCAACTTAATAGAAGAATTCCTCGTGTTGTAGATATAATGTCTAATCTTGATAATGATTATCCATCTGATCTTAGTGCTGTTTCACCATCATCAGTGTCACCTAAAGATAGAGTTATTATTGTAGCTAATCAGCTCCCAATTAGGGTTCATAGGAAATTAGATAATCAAGGTTGGACTTTTGATTGGGTTGAGGATTCGCTTCTTCTTCAGTTAAAAGATGGTTTAGGTGAAGATGATGTTGAAGTTATTTATGTTGGTTGTTTACAAGAAGAGATTCATTTGAATGAACAAGAAGAGGTTTCACAGATTTTGCTTGAGACTTTTAAATGTGTTCCTACATTTTTGCCACCTGAGCTTTTTAGTAGATTCTATCATGGTTTCTGTAAACAGCAATTGTGGCCATTATTTCATTATATGTTGCCGTTGTCGCCTGATCTTGGTGGTCGGTTTGATCGTTCGTTGTGGCAAGCTTATGTGTCTGTTAATAAGATCTTTGCTGATAAGATCTTAGAAGTTATTAATCCTGAAGATGATTTTGTTTGGGTACATGATTATCATTTAATGGTCTTGCCGACTTTCTTAAGGAAGAGGTTTAATAGAGTGAAGCTTGGGTTTTTTCTGCATAGTCCGTTTCCTTCGTCGGAGATTTATAAGACTTTGCCTGTTAGGGAAGAACTGTTGAGGGCACTGTTGAATTCTGACTTGATTGGTTTCCACACATTCGATTATGCTCGTCATTTTCTGTCTTGTTGTAGTAGAATGTTGGGGTTATCGTATGAGTCGAAACGCGGTTATATTGGTCTCGAGTATTATGGCAGAACTGTTAGCATTAAAATTCTTGCGGTTGGTATTCACATGGGTCAATTGAAATCAGTTTTGAGCCTTAGTGAGACTGAAAAGAAAGTTGCAGAGCTTAAGAGCCAATTCCGTGACCGCGGAAGGGTCATGATGCTTGGGGTGGATGATATGGATATTTTTAAAGGTATTAGCTTGAAGCTCTTGGCAATGGAACAGTTCCTTATACAGCATCCAGAGTGGCGGGGAAAAGTGGTTTTGGTTCAAATTGCAAATCCAGCTAGAGGTCGCGGAAGAGATGTTCAGGAAGTACAGGCTGAGACTTATTCAACAGTTAAACGGATTAATGAAACGTTCGGGCAACCTGGATATGAACCCGTTATTTTGATCGACAAACCACTTCCGTTCTACGAAAAGATCGCTTATTATGTGGTCGCTGAGTGTTGTTTGGTGACTGCTGTTAGGGATGGAATGAACCTAATTCCCTATGAATACATCATTAGTCGGCAAGGAAATGAAAAATTGGATAAAGCGTTAGAATTGGATCCCTGCAACCGGAAGAAGAGTATGTTGGTTGTTTCTGAATTCATTGGTTGCTCTCCGTCTCTCAGTGGAGCTATTCGTGTAAACCCATGGAATATTGATGCAGTTGCTGAAGCAATGGATTGTGCGATAGAGATGGCTGAAGCTGAAAAACAACTGCGGCACGAGAAGCATTATAGGTATGTTAGTACCCATGATGTTGGGTACTGGGCACACAGCTTTCTACAAGATTTAGAGAGGGCATGTAAGGATCATGGAAGGCGAAGGTGTTGGGGCATTGGATTCGGGTTGGGATTTAGGGTTGTGGCTCTTGATCAAAGCTTCAGGAAGCTCTCAATAGAGCATATTGTATCAGCTTATAGAAGGACCAAAAAGAGAGCTATTCTTTTAGATTATGATGGCACTTTGATGCCTCAAGCTTCGATAGACAAGAGTCCTAGTTCAAAATCAATCGAAATCTTAAACAAGTTGTGCAGAGATGAGAACAATATGGTGTTTCTTGTCAGCGCTAGAAGTCGAACGACTCTTGATGCATGGTTTTCTCCTTGTGAGAATTTGGGACTTGCTGCTGAGCACGGCTATTTTATGAG GTTGAAGCGAAATGCAGAATGGGAGACGCATGGGCCTGCTGCAGATTGTTGTTGGAAGCAGATAGCAGAACCTGTGATGAAGTTATACACAGAAACAACCGATGGGTCCACTATTGAAGATAAGGAAACTTCACTGGTTTGGAGTTACGAGGATTCCGATCCTGATTTCGGGTCATGCCAAGCGAAGGAACTTCTGGATCATCTTGAGAGTGTGCTTGCAAATGAGCCAGTTTCTGTGAAGAGTGGGCAGACCATTGTCGAGGTCAAGCCTCAG GGGGTGAACAAGGGGCTCGTGGCCGAAAGGATACTTTCATCAATGCAGGAGAGCGGAATGTTACCAGATTTTGTTTTGTGCATAGGAGATGACAGATCCGATGAAGACATGTTTGAGGTCGTCATGAATTCCATAGCAGGTCCATCTCTCTCTcctacagcagaaattttcgcATGCACTGTTGGTCGAAAGCCTAGCAGAGCTAAATATTATCTGGAGGACacggtggagattgttagattgaTGCAAGGTCTAGCCTCAGTTTCTGAAGAGGCAGCACCTACTTCCTGA